Proteins from a genomic interval of Maylandia zebra isolate NMK-2024a linkage group LG15, Mzebra_GT3a, whole genome shotgun sequence:
- the enah gene encoding protein enabled homolog isoform X8 — protein MPAAARVHRFPQEQQKISRAQIILRSPTLPRQGPQVQNGPTPEEMDLQRRQLQEAQKQKEMERERQERERQERERQERERQERERLEREMLERQERERQEREHQEREAQAEKERLERERQEQQERAERELMEREKVERERLEKEQQEQLDREQQDWERGRRISNAAFESTLCTPTPQEYGRTPSTPISPSTPTYPSPGTQSPSSTTTPPTPPLRHSASRFATSLGSAFHPVLPHYATVPRRQQAFPQAPPPAPAPTPPPPKSVVWSACNFTPLPPSPPVMISSPPGKATGPRPLIPIAAPSPLTQKPPSPSPNGPPMFPAPSPVTIPHGHTPLSITCPTPPPPPTPPPLPSPIAPPPSSSSVSSPPSSSQAPGVPSPSTAPPAAAAAAATSASAEHLCWGLGLSGPGELDTAAGSEPQSAQGDSSCQPQPQDVGQTPGLTTPTPPPPPPLPPGSTVTSAAATPAVTPTTPGGHPPPPPPPPLPPTLTPGGTPPPPPGPPPPPGAPPPPPAPPLPTGLFSPAEDRPLSGLAAALAGAKLRKVPRSDDAGAALAAAMMGATGAKSETRGNGPLPGGGGLMEEMSALLARRRRIAEKGSSPEPDQRSEEGEINTTPKVSACSTPDMPRKPWERTNTMNGSKSPVIGRRESPWRNPMGADSSNRPKSTPTPTASLSANGVPTEAVDYDRLKQDILDEMRKELSKLKEELIDDSPKVGYFNMGKLTHP, from the exons GCAGCTTCAGGAGGCACAGAAACAGAAGGAGATGGAGAGGGAGCGCCAGGAGCGAGAACGTCAGGAGAGAGAGCGTCAGGAGCGGGAGCGCCAAGAGAGGGAGCGCCTGGAGCGAGAGATGCTGGAGCGTCAGGAGCGCGAACGTCAGGAACGGGAGCATCAGGAGAGGGAGGCGCAGGCAGAGAAAGAGCGACTTGAGCGGGAGCGCCAGGAGCAGCAGGAGCGTGCCGAGCGTGAACTGATGGAGAGGGAGAAGGTGGAGAGAGAGCGGCTGGAGAAGGAGCAGCAGGAGCAGTTGGATAGAGAGCAGCAGGACTGGGAGAGAGGGAGACGCATCTCCAACGCTG CTTTCGAAAGCACATTGTGCACCCCCACACCTCAGGAGTACGGCAGGACCCCCTCCACGCCCATATCTCCATCCACGCCCACTTACCCATCTCCTGGGACCCAGTCGCCATCCTCCACTACAACACCCCCTACCCCCCCACTCAGGCACTCAGCCTCCCGATTTGCCACCTCACTCGGTTCTGCCTTCCATCCTGTCCTGCCTCACTACGCCACAGTTCCACGGCGACAGCAGGCATTTCCCCAAGCCCCACCGCCTGCCCCTGCTccaactcctcctccacccaAGTCTGTGGTGTGGTCAGCGTGCAATTTTACTCCATTGCCTCCCTCACCTCCGGTCATGATAAGCAGCCCCCCGGGGAAGGCCACCGGTCCAAGGCCACTGATCCCGATTGCCGCGCCATCCCCTCTCACCCAAAAGCCTCCCTCGCCATCCCCCAATGGGCCACCCATGTTTCCCGCACCTTCTCCTGTGACCATCCCACACGGCCACACCCCCCTCAGCATTACCTGCCCAACACCACCTCCCCCGCCTACCCCACCCCCTCTCCCTTCGCCCATAGCTCCCCCTCCGTCTTCCTCCTCAGTCTcgtctcccccctcctcatcccAGGCTCCTGGTGTGCCCTCTccctccacagcgccccctgctgctgcagctgctgctgccacctCTGCCTCTGCTGAACACCTCTGTTGGGGCCTGGGTCTGTCGGGGCCAGGGGAGCTGGACACAGCCGCAGGCTCAGAGCCCCAATCGGCTCAGGGGGATTCCTCCTGTCAGCCCCAGCCCCAGG ACGTGGGACAGACTCCAGGGCTGaccacccccacccctcccccacctccaCCCCTGCCACCCGGCTCCACTGTGACCTCTGCGGCTGCTACCCCGGCTGTCACCCCCACCACCCCCGGCGGCCACCCTCCACCCCCGCCACCTCCTCCACTCCCTCCGACACTGACTCCAGGCGGGACGCCACCTCCTCCGCCGggtccccctccccctcccggAGCTCCACCACCACCCCCAGCACCACCTCTTCCCACCGGACTGTTCTCTCCTGCAGAGGACCGCCCTCTCTCAGGCCTGGCTGCTGCCCTCGCTGGAGCCAAGCTGCGCAAAGTGCCAAGG AGTGATGATGCAGGGGCAGCTCTGGCAGCAGCCATGATGGGGGCCACAGGGGCTAAATCAGAGACAAGAGGTAACGGGCCACTTCCTGGAGGAGGGGGGCTTATGGAGGAGATGAGCGCCCTATTGGCCAGGAG GAGAAGAATTGCGGAGAAGGGCTCGTCACCTGAACCTGACCAGAGATCA GAGGAGGGTGAGATAAATACGACCCCTAAAGTGTCAGCTTGTAGCACACCAG aCATGCCCAGGAAGCCATGGGAAAGAACAAACACCATGAATGGTAGCAAATCTCCAGTTATTGGAAG ACGAGAGTCTCCGTGGAGGAATCCCATGGGAGCAGATTCCTCCAACAG ACCTAAATCCACTCCTACACCTACTGCATCCTTAAGTGCCAATGGTGTGCCAACAGAAGCTGTTGACTATGATAGATTGAAACAG gacatTCTTGATGAGATGAGGAAGGAGCTGTCAAAACTAAAAGAAGAGCTCATTGATG ATTCACCGAAAGTTGGGTATTTTAACATGGGGAAACTGACTCACCCTtga
- the enah gene encoding protein enabled homolog isoform X7 — translation MVLYVTSQDCTRGAGSRVVVTLRPGNGSDGASHGLWRYVCCQRRPTMTLPSCPTLPRQGPQVQNGPTPEEMDLQRRQLQEAQKQKEMERERQERERQERERQERERQERERLEREMLERQERERQEREHQEREAQAEKERLERERQEQQERAERELMEREKVERERLEKEQQEQLDREQQDWERGRRISNAAFESTLCTPTPQEYGRTPSTPISPSTPTYPSPGTQSPSSTTTPPTPPLRHSASRFATSLGSAFHPVLPHYATVPRRQQAFPQAPPPAPAPTPPPPKSVVWSACNFTPLPPSPPVMISSPPGKATGPRPLIPIAAPSPLTQKPPSPSPNGPPMFPAPSPVTIPHGHTPLSITCPTPPPPPTPPPLPSPIAPPPSSSSVSSPPSSSQAPGVPSPSTAPPAAAAAAATSASAEHLCWGLGLSGPGELDTAAGSEPQSAQGDSSCQPQPQDVGQTPGLTTPTPPPPPPLPPGSTVTSAAATPAVTPTTPGGHPPPPPPPPLPPTLTPGGTPPPPPGPPPPPGAPPPPPAPPLPTGLFSPAEDRPLSGLAAALAGAKLRKVPRSDDAGAALAAAMMGATGAKSETRGNGPLPGGGGLMEEMSALLARRRRIAEKGSSPEPDQRSEEGEINTTPKVSACSTPDMPRKPWERTNTMNGSKSPVIGRRESPWRNPMGADSSNRPKSTPTPTASLSANGVPTEAVDYDRLKQDILDEMRKELSKLKEELIDDSPKVGYFNMGKLTHP, via the exons GCAGCTTCAGGAGGCACAGAAACAGAAGGAGATGGAGAGGGAGCGCCAGGAGCGAGAACGTCAGGAGAGAGAGCGTCAGGAGCGGGAGCGCCAAGAGAGGGAGCGCCTGGAGCGAGAGATGCTGGAGCGTCAGGAGCGCGAACGTCAGGAACGGGAGCATCAGGAGAGGGAGGCGCAGGCAGAGAAAGAGCGACTTGAGCGGGAGCGCCAGGAGCAGCAGGAGCGTGCCGAGCGTGAACTGATGGAGAGGGAGAAGGTGGAGAGAGAGCGGCTGGAGAAGGAGCAGCAGGAGCAGTTGGATAGAGAGCAGCAGGACTGGGAGAGAGGGAGACGCATCTCCAACGCTG CTTTCGAAAGCACATTGTGCACCCCCACACCTCAGGAGTACGGCAGGACCCCCTCCACGCCCATATCTCCATCCACGCCCACTTACCCATCTCCTGGGACCCAGTCGCCATCCTCCACTACAACACCCCCTACCCCCCCACTCAGGCACTCAGCCTCCCGATTTGCCACCTCACTCGGTTCTGCCTTCCATCCTGTCCTGCCTCACTACGCCACAGTTCCACGGCGACAGCAGGCATTTCCCCAAGCCCCACCGCCTGCCCCTGCTccaactcctcctccacccaAGTCTGTGGTGTGGTCAGCGTGCAATTTTACTCCATTGCCTCCCTCACCTCCGGTCATGATAAGCAGCCCCCCGGGGAAGGCCACCGGTCCAAGGCCACTGATCCCGATTGCCGCGCCATCCCCTCTCACCCAAAAGCCTCCCTCGCCATCCCCCAATGGGCCACCCATGTTTCCCGCACCTTCTCCTGTGACCATCCCACACGGCCACACCCCCCTCAGCATTACCTGCCCAACACCACCTCCCCCGCCTACCCCACCCCCTCTCCCTTCGCCCATAGCTCCCCCTCCGTCTTCCTCCTCAGTCTcgtctcccccctcctcatcccAGGCTCCTGGTGTGCCCTCTccctccacagcgccccctgctgctgcagctgctgctgccacctCTGCCTCTGCTGAACACCTCTGTTGGGGCCTGGGTCTGTCGGGGCCAGGGGAGCTGGACACAGCCGCAGGCTCAGAGCCCCAATCGGCTCAGGGGGATTCCTCCTGTCAGCCCCAGCCCCAGG ACGTGGGACAGACTCCAGGGCTGaccacccccacccctcccccacctccaCCCCTGCCACCCGGCTCCACTGTGACCTCTGCGGCTGCTACCCCGGCTGTCACCCCCACCACCCCCGGCGGCCACCCTCCACCCCCGCCACCTCCTCCACTCCCTCCGACACTGACTCCAGGCGGGACGCCACCTCCTCCGCCGggtccccctccccctcccggAGCTCCACCACCACCCCCAGCACCACCTCTTCCCACCGGACTGTTCTCTCCTGCAGAGGACCGCCCTCTCTCAGGCCTGGCTGCTGCCCTCGCTGGAGCCAAGCTGCGCAAAGTGCCAAGG AGTGATGATGCAGGGGCAGCTCTGGCAGCAGCCATGATGGGGGCCACAGGGGCTAAATCAGAGACAAGAGGTAACGGGCCACTTCCTGGAGGAGGGGGGCTTATGGAGGAGATGAGCGCCCTATTGGCCAGGAG GAGAAGAATTGCGGAGAAGGGCTCGTCACCTGAACCTGACCAGAGATCA GAGGAGGGTGAGATAAATACGACCCCTAAAGTGTCAGCTTGTAGCACACCAG aCATGCCCAGGAAGCCATGGGAAAGAACAAACACCATGAATGGTAGCAAATCTCCAGTTATTGGAAG ACGAGAGTCTCCGTGGAGGAATCCCATGGGAGCAGATTCCTCCAACAG ACCTAAATCCACTCCTACACCTACTGCATCCTTAAGTGCCAATGGTGTGCCAACAGAAGCTGTTGACTATGATAGATTGAAACAG gacatTCTTGATGAGATGAGGAAGGAGCTGTCAAAACTAAAAGAAGAGCTCATTGATG ATTCACCGAAAGTTGGGTATTTTAACATGGGGAAACTGACTCACCCTtga